Proteins encoded by one window of Arabidopsis thaliana chromosome 2, partial sequence:
- a CDS encoding transducin family protein / WD-40 repeat family protein (transducin family protein / WD-40 repeat family protein; CONTAINS InterPro DOMAIN/s: WD40 repeat 2 (InterPro:IPR019782), WD40 repeat (InterPro:IPR001680), CTLH, C-terminal LisH motif (InterPro:IPR006595), WD40 repeat-like-containing domain (InterPro:IPR011046), WD40-repeat-containing domain (InterPro:IPR017986), WD40/YVTN repeat-like-containing domain (InterPro:IPR015943), LisH dimerisation motif (InterPro:IPR006594), WD40 repeat, subgroup (InterPro:IPR019781); BEST Arabidopsis thaliana protein match is: WUS-interacting protein 2 (TAIR:AT3G15880.1); Has 3410 Blast hits to 2683 proteins in 316 species: Archae - 2; Bacteria - 469; Metazoa - 1038; Fungi - 599; Plants - 625; Viruses - 0; Other Eukaryotes - 677 (source: NCBI BLink).): MILDEKNRKNLVFLILQFFDEEGYEESLHLLEQDSGVFFDFSYLSNAILNGNWKDADDYLSAFTSPEANTFSRKMFFGLFKLKFSEAPDRSGGSEAVKIFSKDLRRIPVLKDDSFDDLVEVIAVDDMRIPEETCCVDKAPGRAKLCVDLHKLAESNPSLRGKLDFPSLNKSALLALISLLCPNCSRRKGGLKEDLICLILQFLYEAKYKNTLHKLEQETKVFFNLNYLAEVMKLGEYGKAEEYLGAFTNWEDNKYSKAMFLELQKLICLQSTEWEVATPSGSLDNMSLKIKLHASVAMLAKKNPVLKDELKFPSMEKSRLLTLVKQTMDWWTCNNTSSLENVPVVSYLCGTPSSMKFFFKKTVPRKKKPNEIKDPSQCNALVLPDCFSEEKIARLTYSPSGDYILALAEDATHKLWTWSSSQNEFCKENVYPKPRLHQPQSGKTMENEMATSVQKSTSCFAVKGSYLFSTSGGKIAVFDLKNFEKVASFGSPTPMATYFIFIPGDLLAVGLDDGSIFIHCLSSRKVKEKLEGHDQKITCLAFSRCFNVLVSSDSDGKLCLWSTKSWVKLTSKNSTRKFCNRSNLESTSLVTHIQFDPYQIELLVVHDGWIGLYEVRTLDCRLQWIPDASDPAITSATYSSDGEIIYVGFRCGSIKIVDSKTFMTLCQINLTSFTQLSTSNISLEVYPTVVAAHPSHPNQISAGLSNGKVIVLQPLWSGGWGEAAPLEDNGDYSNDSDHSY; the protein is encoded by the exons ATGATCTTAGACGAGAAGAATCGGAAAAATCTCGTATTCCTCATCTTACAGTTCTTTGATGAAGAGGGCTACGAAGAAAGCTTACACTT ATTGGAGCAAGATTCAGGTGTTTTCTTCGATTTTAGCTACCTTTCTAATGCAATCCTTAATGGTAACTGGAAAGACGCAGATGACTATCTCTCAGCATTCACTAGTCCAGAGGCAAATACTTTTTCAAGGAAGATGTTCTTTGGCTTGTTCAAGTTGAAATTTTCCGAAGCACCGGATAG AAGTGGTGGCTCTGAAGCTGTGAAGATATTCTCCAAGGATTTGAGACGGATTCCTGTTTTAAAAGATGATAGCTTTGATGATTTGGTTGAAGTGATTGCTGTAGATGATATGAG AATTCCTGAGGAGACTTGTTGTGTGGACAAAGCACCGGGAAGAGCCAAATTGTGTGTTGATCTTCATAAACTAGCAGAAAGCAATCCTTCTTTACGTGGCAAACTTGATTTTCCAAGTTTGAATAAATCTGCATTGCTGGCTCTTATCTCCCTCCTTTGTCCAAATTGTAGTAGGAGAAAGGGAGGTTTGAAG GAAGATCTCATTTGCTTAATCCTTCAATTTCTCTATGAAGCGAAGTACAAGAACACTCTGCATAA actagagcaagaaacaaaagtgttCTTCAACTTAAATTATCTGGCGGAAGTGATGAAGCTTGGTGAATATGGTAAAGCTGAAGAGTATCTGGGAGCTTTTACAAACTGGGAAGATAATAAGTACTCAAAGGCTATGTTTCTTGAACTTCAGAAACTTATATGCCTACAATCTACAGAATG GGAGGTTGCAACCCCATCTGGATCTCTTGATAACATGTCGCTGAAGATAAAGCTGCATGCCTCTGTTGCCATGCTAGCCAAGAAGAATCCAGTACTGAAAGATGAACTCAAGTTTCCTAGTATGGAAAAGTCAAGACTTTTAACACTGGTGAAGCAGAC TATGGACTGGTGGACATGCAACAATACTAGTTCTCTGGAAAATGTTCCAGTAGTGTCATATCTTTGTGGCACACCATCTtctatgaaattttttttcaagaaaacagtaccaaggaagaagaaaccaaacgAAATCAAAGATCCTTCTCAGTGCAATGCACTCGTTCTTCCTGATTGTTTCTCAGAAGAAAAG ATTGCACGTTTGACCTATTCCCCTTCTGGAGATTACATACTGGCTTTGGCAGAAGACGCCACACATAAACTCTGGACATGGTCGAGTAGCCAAAATGAATTCTGCAAG GAAAATGTATATCCAAAGCCACGATTACATCAACCTCAAAGTGGGAAAACTATGGAAAATGAGATGGCCACCTCTGTTCAGAAGTCAACGTCATGTTTTGCGGTCAAGGGTTCCTATCTTTTCTCGACTTCAGGAGGAAAGATAGCAGTTTTTGATCTAAAGAATTTTGAG AAGGTAGCTTCTTTTGGAAGTCCTACACCTATGGCTAcgtattttatatttattccTGGTGATTTGCTTGCCGTCGGGCTAGATGATGGCTCTATCTTTATCCATTGTTTATCCTCGAGAAAG GTCAAAGAAAAGTTGGAGGGCCACGACCAGAAAATAACCTGCCTAGCATTTTCTCGCTGTTTTAATGTCCTCGTCTCATCTGACTCTGATGGAAAG CTCTGTCTTTGGAGCACAAAGAGCTGGGTTAAGCTAACAAGTAAGAACTCTACGCGTAAATTTTGCAACCGGTCTAACCTTGAATCCACCTCTTTAGTAACTCACATCCAGTTTGACCCATATCAAATTGAGCTACTCGTGGTCCATGATGGGTGGATAGGATTATACGAAGTTCGAACTCTTGATTGCCGTTTGCAG TGGATACCCGATGCATCTGATCCTGCAATAACTTCTGCTACATATTCTTCCGATGGTGAGATCATCTATGTTGGATTTAGATGTGGATCTATTAAAATTGTGGACTCCAAGACTTTTATGACACTATGTCAAATCAATCTGACTTCTTTTACTCAACTCAGCACCAGCAACATCAG TCTCGAGGTTTATCCGACTGTTGTTGCCGCTCATCCTTCACATCCTAATCAGATATCGGCTGGGCTTAGTAATGGTAAGGTCATTGTCCTTCAGCCGTTGTGGAGTGGAGGATGGGGTGAAGCAGCTCCACTTGAAGACAATGGAGATTATTCTAATGACTCAGATCATAGTTACTGA
- a CDS encoding transducin family protein / WD-40 repeat family protein encodes MILDEKNRKNLVFLILQFFDEEGYEESLHLLEQDSGVFFDFSYLSNAILNGNWKDADDYLSAFTSPEANTFSRKMFFGLFKLKFSEAPDRSGGSEAVKIFSKDLRRIPVLKDDSFDDLVEVIAVDDMRIPEETCCVDKAPGRAKLCVDLHKLAESNPSLRGKLDFPSLNKSALLALISLLCPNCSRRKGGLKEDLICLILQFLYEAKYKNTLHKLEQETKVFFNLNYLAEVMKLGEYGKAEEYLGAFTNWEDNKYSKAMFLELQKLICLQSTEWEVATPSGSLDNMSLKIKLHASVAMLAKKNPVLKDELKFPSMEKSRLLTLVKQTMDWWTCNNTSSLENVPVVSYLCGTPSSMKFFFKKTVPRKKKPNEIKDPSQCNALVLPDCFSEEKIARLTYSPSGDYILALAEDATHKLWTWSSSQNEFCKENVYPKPRLHQPQSGKTMENEMATSVQKSTSCFAVKGSYLFSTSGGKIAVFDLKNFEKVASFGSPTPMATYFIFIPGDLLAVGLDDGSIFIHCLSSRKVKEKLEGHDQKITCLAFSRCFNVLVSSDSDGKLCLWSTKSWVKLTSKNSTRKFCNRSNLESTSLVTHIQFDPYQIELLVVHDGWIGLYEVRTLDCRLQWIPDASDPAITSATYSSDGEIIYVGFRCGSIKIVDSKTFMTLCQINLTSFTQLSTSNIRYSFLVHTSILV; translated from the exons ATGATCTTAGACGAGAAGAATCGGAAAAATCTCGTATTCCTCATCTTACAGTTCTTTGATGAAGAGGGCTACGAAGAAAGCTTACACTT ATTGGAGCAAGATTCAGGTGTTTTCTTCGATTTTAGCTACCTTTCTAATGCAATCCTTAATGGTAACTGGAAAGACGCAGATGACTATCTCTCAGCATTCACTAGTCCAGAGGCAAATACTTTTTCAAGGAAGATGTTCTTTGGCTTGTTCAAGTTGAAATTTTCCGAAGCACCGGATAG AAGTGGTGGCTCTGAAGCTGTGAAGATATTCTCCAAGGATTTGAGACGGATTCCTGTTTTAAAAGATGATAGCTTTGATGATTTGGTTGAAGTGATTGCTGTAGATGATATGAG AATTCCTGAGGAGACTTGTTGTGTGGACAAAGCACCGGGAAGAGCCAAATTGTGTGTTGATCTTCATAAACTAGCAGAAAGCAATCCTTCTTTACGTGGCAAACTTGATTTTCCAAGTTTGAATAAATCTGCATTGCTGGCTCTTATCTCCCTCCTTTGTCCAAATTGTAGTAGGAGAAAGGGAGGTTTGAAG GAAGATCTCATTTGCTTAATCCTTCAATTTCTCTATGAAGCGAAGTACAAGAACACTCTGCATAA actagagcaagaaacaaaagtgttCTTCAACTTAAATTATCTGGCGGAAGTGATGAAGCTTGGTGAATATGGTAAAGCTGAAGAGTATCTGGGAGCTTTTACAAACTGGGAAGATAATAAGTACTCAAAGGCTATGTTTCTTGAACTTCAGAAACTTATATGCCTACAATCTACAGAATG GGAGGTTGCAACCCCATCTGGATCTCTTGATAACATGTCGCTGAAGATAAAGCTGCATGCCTCTGTTGCCATGCTAGCCAAGAAGAATCCAGTACTGAAAGATGAACTCAAGTTTCCTAGTATGGAAAAGTCAAGACTTTTAACACTGGTGAAGCAGAC TATGGACTGGTGGACATGCAACAATACTAGTTCTCTGGAAAATGTTCCAGTAGTGTCATATCTTTGTGGCACACCATCTtctatgaaattttttttcaagaaaacagtaccaaggaagaagaaaccaaacgAAATCAAAGATCCTTCTCAGTGCAATGCACTCGTTCTTCCTGATTGTTTCTCAGAAGAAAAG ATTGCACGTTTGACCTATTCCCCTTCTGGAGATTACATACTGGCTTTGGCAGAAGACGCCACACATAAACTCTGGACATGGTCGAGTAGCCAAAATGAATTCTGCAAG GAAAATGTATATCCAAAGCCACGATTACATCAACCTCAAAGTGGGAAAACTATGGAAAATGAGATGGCCACCTCTGTTCAGAAGTCAACGTCATGTTTTGCGGTCAAGGGTTCCTATCTTTTCTCGACTTCAGGAGGAAAGATAGCAGTTTTTGATCTAAAGAATTTTGAG AAGGTAGCTTCTTTTGGAAGTCCTACACCTATGGCTAcgtattttatatttattccTGGTGATTTGCTTGCCGTCGGGCTAGATGATGGCTCTATCTTTATCCATTGTTTATCCTCGAGAAAG GTCAAAGAAAAGTTGGAGGGCCACGACCAGAAAATAACCTGCCTAGCATTTTCTCGCTGTTTTAATGTCCTCGTCTCATCTGACTCTGATGGAAAG CTCTGTCTTTGGAGCACAAAGAGCTGGGTTAAGCTAACAAGTAAGAACTCTACGCGTAAATTTTGCAACCGGTCTAACCTTGAATCCACCTCTTTAGTAACTCACATCCAGTTTGACCCATATCAAATTGAGCTACTCGTGGTCCATGATGGGTGGATAGGATTATACGAAGTTCGAACTCTTGATTGCCGTTTGCAG TGGATACCCGATGCATCTGATCCTGCAATAACTTCTGCTACATATTCTTCCGATGGTGAGATCATCTATGTTGGATTTAGATGTGGATCTATTAAAATTGTGGACTCCAAGACTTTTATGACACTATGTCAAATCAATCTGACTTCTTTTACTCAACTCAGCACCAGCAACATCAGGTACAGTTTCCTTGTCCACACttctattttggtttaa
- a CDS encoding transducin family protein / WD-40 repeat family protein has product MILDEKNRKNLVFLILQFFDEEGYEESLHLLEQDSGVFFDFSYLSNAILNGNWKDADDYLSAFTSPEANTFSRKMFFGLFKLKFSEAPDRSGGSEAVKIFSKDLRRIPVLKDDSFDDLVEVIAVDDMRIPEETCCVDKAPGRAKLCVDLHKLAESNPSLRGKLDFPSLNKSALLALISLLCPNCSRRKGGLKEDLICLILQFLYEAKYKNTLHKLEQETKVFFNLNYLAEVMKLGEYGKAEEYLGAFTNWEDNKYSKAMFLELQKLICLQSTEWEVATPSGSLDNMSLKIKLHASVAMLAKKNPVLKDELKFPSMEKSRLLTLVKQTMDWWTCNNTSSLENVPVVSYLCGTPSSMKFFFKKTVPRKKKPNEIKDPSQCNALVLPDCFSEEKIARLTYSPSGDYILALAEDATHKLWTWSSSQNEFCKYTPKILKENVYPKPRLHQPQSGKTMENEMATSVQKSTSCFAVKGSYLFSTSGGKIAVFDLKNFEKVASFGSPTPMATYFIFIPGDLLAVGLDDGSIFIHCLSSRKVKEKLEGHDQKITCLAFSRCFNVLVSSDSDGKLCLWSTKSWVKLTSKNSTRKFCNRSNLESTSLVTHIQFDPYQIELLVVHDGWIGLYEVRTLDCRLQWIPDASDPAITSATYSSDGEIIYVGFRCGSIKIVDSKTFMTLCQINLTSFTQLSTSNIRYSFLVHTSILV; this is encoded by the exons ATGATCTTAGACGAGAAGAATCGGAAAAATCTCGTATTCCTCATCTTACAGTTCTTTGATGAAGAGGGCTACGAAGAAAGCTTACACTT ATTGGAGCAAGATTCAGGTGTTTTCTTCGATTTTAGCTACCTTTCTAATGCAATCCTTAATGGTAACTGGAAAGACGCAGATGACTATCTCTCAGCATTCACTAGTCCAGAGGCAAATACTTTTTCAAGGAAGATGTTCTTTGGCTTGTTCAAGTTGAAATTTTCCGAAGCACCGGATAG AAGTGGTGGCTCTGAAGCTGTGAAGATATTCTCCAAGGATTTGAGACGGATTCCTGTTTTAAAAGATGATAGCTTTGATGATTTGGTTGAAGTGATTGCTGTAGATGATATGAG AATTCCTGAGGAGACTTGTTGTGTGGACAAAGCACCGGGAAGAGCCAAATTGTGTGTTGATCTTCATAAACTAGCAGAAAGCAATCCTTCTTTACGTGGCAAACTTGATTTTCCAAGTTTGAATAAATCTGCATTGCTGGCTCTTATCTCCCTCCTTTGTCCAAATTGTAGTAGGAGAAAGGGAGGTTTGAAG GAAGATCTCATTTGCTTAATCCTTCAATTTCTCTATGAAGCGAAGTACAAGAACACTCTGCATAA actagagcaagaaacaaaagtgttCTTCAACTTAAATTATCTGGCGGAAGTGATGAAGCTTGGTGAATATGGTAAAGCTGAAGAGTATCTGGGAGCTTTTACAAACTGGGAAGATAATAAGTACTCAAAGGCTATGTTTCTTGAACTTCAGAAACTTATATGCCTACAATCTACAGAATG GGAGGTTGCAACCCCATCTGGATCTCTTGATAACATGTCGCTGAAGATAAAGCTGCATGCCTCTGTTGCCATGCTAGCCAAGAAGAATCCAGTACTGAAAGATGAACTCAAGTTTCCTAGTATGGAAAAGTCAAGACTTTTAACACTGGTGAAGCAGAC TATGGACTGGTGGACATGCAACAATACTAGTTCTCTGGAAAATGTTCCAGTAGTGTCATATCTTTGTGGCACACCATCTtctatgaaattttttttcaagaaaacagtaccaaggaagaagaaaccaaacgAAATCAAAGATCCTTCTCAGTGCAATGCACTCGTTCTTCCTGATTGTTTCTCAGAAGAAAAG ATTGCACGTTTGACCTATTCCCCTTCTGGAGATTACATACTGGCTTTGGCAGAAGACGCCACACATAAACTCTGGACATGGTCGAGTAGCCAAAATGAATTCTGCAAG TATACTCCTAAAATATTGAAGGAAAATGTATATCCAAAGCCACGATTACATCAACCTCAAAGTGGGAAAACTATGGAAAATGAGATGGCCACCTCTGTTCAGAAGTCAACGTCATGTTTTGCGGTCAAGGGTTCCTATCTTTTCTCGACTTCAGGAGGAAAGATAGCAGTTTTTGATCTAAAGAATTTTGAG AAGGTAGCTTCTTTTGGAAGTCCTACACCTATGGCTAcgtattttatatttattccTGGTGATTTGCTTGCCGTCGGGCTAGATGATGGCTCTATCTTTATCCATTGTTTATCCTCGAGAAAG GTCAAAGAAAAGTTGGAGGGCCACGACCAGAAAATAACCTGCCTAGCATTTTCTCGCTGTTTTAATGTCCTCGTCTCATCTGACTCTGATGGAAAG CTCTGTCTTTGGAGCACAAAGAGCTGGGTTAAGCTAACAAGTAAGAACTCTACGCGTAAATTTTGCAACCGGTCTAACCTTGAATCCACCTCTTTAGTAACTCACATCCAGTTTGACCCATATCAAATTGAGCTACTCGTGGTCCATGATGGGTGGATAGGATTATACGAAGTTCGAACTCTTGATTGCCGTTTGCAG TGGATACCCGATGCATCTGATCCTGCAATAACTTCTGCTACATATTCTTCCGATGGTGAGATCATCTATGTTGGATTTAGATGTGGATCTATTAAAATTGTGGACTCCAAGACTTTTATGACACTATGTCAAATCAATCTGACTTCTTTTACTCAACTCAGCACCAGCAACATCAGGTACAGTTTCCTTGTCCACACttctattttggtttaa
- a CDS encoding epsin N-terminal homology (ENTH) domain-containing protein / clathrin assembly protein-like protein (epsin N-terminal homology (ENTH) domain-containing protein / clathrin assembly protein-related; FUNCTIONS IN: phospholipid binding, clathrin binding, binding, phosphatidylinositol binding; INVOLVED IN: clathrin coat assembly; LOCATED IN: nucleus, plasma membrane; EXPRESSED IN: 23 plant structures; EXPRESSED DURING: 13 growth stages; CONTAINS InterPro DOMAIN/s: Epsin-like, N-terminal (InterPro:IPR013809), Clathrin adaptor, phosphoinositide-binding, GAT-like (InterPro:IPR014712), ANTH (InterPro:IPR011417), ENTH/VHS (InterPro:IPR008942); BEST Arabidopsis thaliana protein match is: ENTH/ANTH/VHS superfamily protein (TAIR:AT4G32285.2); Has 1786 Blast hits to 1328 proteins in 221 species: Archae - 4; Bacteria - 135; Metazoa - 673; Fungi - 126; Plants - 678; Viruses - 2; Other Eukaryotes - 168 (source: NCBI BLink).), with the protein MAPSIRKAIGAVKDQTSIGIAKVASNMAPDLEVAIVKATSHDDDPASEKYIREILNLTSLSRGYILACVTSVSRRLSKTRDWVVALKALMLVHRLLNEGDPIFQEEILYSTRRGTRMLNMSDFRDEAHSSSWDHSAFVRTYAGYLDQRLELALFERKSGVSVNSGGNSSHHSNNDDRYGRGRDDFRSPPPRSYDYENGGGGGSDFRGDNNGYGGVPKRSRSYGDMTEMGGGGGGGGRDEKKVVTPLREMTPERIFGKMGHLQRLLDRFLSLRPTGLAKNSRMILIALYPVVRESFKLYADICEVLAVLLDKFFDMEYSDCVKAFDAYASAAKQIDELIAFYNWCKETGVARSSEYPEVQRITSKLLETLEEFVRDRAKRGKSPERKEIEAPPPVVEEEEPEPDMNEIKALPPPENYTPPPPPEPEPQPEKPQFTEDLVNLREDEVTADDQGNKFALALFAGPPGNNGKWEAFSSNGVTSAWQNPAAEPGKADWELALVETTSNLEKQTAALGGGFDNLLLNGMYDQGMVRQHVSTSQLTGGSASSVALPLPGKTNNQVLALPAPDGTVEKVNQDPFAASLTIPPPSYVQMAEMEKKQYLLSQEQQLWQQYQRDGMRGQASLAKMNTGPVPAYGMPPVNGMGPPPTGYYYNNPY; encoded by the coding sequence ATGGCTCCGAGTATTCGAAAAGCGATTGGTGCGGTTAAAGACCAAACAAGCATAGGAATCGCTAAAGTAGCAAGCAACATGGCTCCAGATCTAGAAGTAGCCATCGTGAAAGCTACAAGTCACGACGACGATCCCGCAAGCGAGAAATACATTCGTGAGATTCTAAACCtgacctctctctctcgcGGCTACATCCTCGCTTGTGTTACTTCCGTTTCACGGCGATTGAGTAAGACGCGTGATTGGGTTGTTGCTCTCAAGGCTCTTATGCTTGTGCATAGACTTCTTAATGAAGGAGATCCTATTTTTCAAGAAGAGATTCTTTATTCAACTAGACGAGGTACGAGGATGTTAAACATGTCTGATTTTCGCGATGAAGCGCATTCGAGTTCGTGGGATCATTCGGCTTTCGTTAGAACTTATGCTGGTTACTTGGATCAGAGGCTTGAGTTAGCTTTGTTTGAGAGGAAAAGTGGTGTGTCGGTGAATAGTGGTGGTAATAGTAGTCATCATAGTAATAATGATGATCGATATGGGAGAGGAAGAGATGATTTCAGGTCTCCACCGCCGCGTTCTTATGATTATGAgaacggtggtggtggtggtagtgACTTTAGAGGTGATAATAATGGTTATGGTGGTGTACCGAAGAGATCTCGGTCTTACGGAGATATGACTGAGatgggaggaggaggaggaggaggagggagAGATGAGAAGAAAGTTGTTACGCCTTTAAGGGAAATGACGCCCGAAAGGATTTTCGGAAAGATGGGTCATCTTCAACGGTTACTTGATAGGTTTTTGTCATTGAGACCTACTGGTTTAGCTAAGAACAGTAGGATGATATTGATCGCGTTGTATCCCGTTGTGAGGGAGAGTTTTAAGCTGTATGCTGATATTTGTGAGGTTTTGGCTGTTTTGTTGGATAAGTTTTTCGATATGGAGTATTCGGATTGTGTCAAGGCCTTTGATGCTTATGCTAGTGCGGCTAAACAGATTGATGAGCTTATTGCGTTTTATAATTGGTGTAAGGAAACGGGTGTGGCGAGATCGTCTGAGTATCCGGAAGTTCAGAGGATTACAAGCAAGTTGTTGGAGACTTTGGAAGAGTTTGTTAGAGATAGGGCAAAAAGAGGGAAGAGTCCCGAGAGGAAAGAGATCGAAGCTCCTCCTCCGGTAGTTGAAGAAGAGGAGCCTGAGCCTGATATGAATGAGATCAAAGCTCTTCCTCCTCCCGAGAATTACACTCCTCCACCTCCGCCTGAACCAGAACCTCAGCCCGAAAAACCGCAATTTACCGAGGATTTAGTTAACTTGAGGGAGGATGAAGTCACAGCTGATGACCAAGGGAACAAGTTTGCGCTTGCACTCTTTGCTGGTCCACCGGGTAATAACGGAAAATGGGAAGCTTTCTCCTCGAACGGAGTGACCTCTGCTTGGCAGAATCCCGCTGCAGAGCCCGGTAAAGCGGATTGGGAATTGGCATTGGTTGAAACAACGAGCAATTTAGAAAAACAGACAGCCGCTTTGGGTGGTGGGTTCGATAACTTGTTGCTCAACGGGATGTATGATCAAGGAATGGTCAGACAACACGTTAGCACCTCGCAATTGACAGGTGGTAGCGCGAGCAGCGTAGCTTTACCCTTACCTGGTAAAACCAACAATCAAGTATTAGCCTTACCTGCACCAGATGGAACCGTTGAGAAAGTGAACCAAGACCCATTCGCAGCTTCACTAACCATTCCACCACCTTCGTACGTGCAAATGGccgagatggagaagaagcagTATCTACTGAGCCAAGAGCAGCAGCTATGGCAGCAATATCAACGTGATGGGATGAGAGGTCAAGCCAGTTTGGCGAAGATGAACACCGGTCCAGTTCCGGCTTACGGAATGCCACCTGTCAACGGGATGGGACCGCCACCGACGGGGTATTACTACAACAATCCTTACTGA